One part of the Streptomyces sp. NBC_00286 genome encodes these proteins:
- a CDS encoding ATP-binding protein, which produces MLEPLRQGLPPLDPAAVSNAASCALPARYEAVRDARKFTRGTLDEWDIGDRFDDVCLVVSELVTNALRHALPSDTPRAPEQDPPVRLHLMHWTGRLVCAVRDPSHDSPEAHDSDDCSAESGRGLFLVDSFADSWGWHPLAGTLNGKVVWALFRLHTAG; this is translated from the coding sequence ATGCTCGAGCCGTTAAGGCAGGGGCTTCCGCCACTGGATCCCGCGGCCGTGTCCAACGCCGCTTCCTGTGCTCTGCCCGCCCGCTACGAAGCGGTGCGCGACGCACGGAAGTTCACGCGCGGAACTCTGGACGAGTGGGACATAGGCGACCGCTTCGACGACGTCTGCCTGGTGGTCTCGGAACTGGTCACCAACGCGCTGCGGCATGCGCTCCCCTCGGACACCCCGCGCGCACCCGAACAGGATCCGCCCGTGCGGCTGCACTTGATGCACTGGACCGGGAGACTCGTGTGCGCCGTGCGCGACCCCAGTCACGACAGCCCGGAGGCGCACGACTCGGACGACTGCTCGGCGGAGTCGGGGCGTGGACTGTTCCTGGTGGACTCGTTCGCGGACAGCTGGGGCTGGCACCCGCTCGCGGGCACGCTCAACGGCAAGGTCGTATGGGCGCTGTTCCGGCTCCATACGGCCGGCTGA